A region from the Acanthochromis polyacanthus isolate Apoly-LR-REF ecotype Palm Island chromosome 23, KAUST_Apoly_ChrSc, whole genome shotgun sequence genome encodes:
- the gabarapa gene encoding GABA(A) receptor-associated protein a, translated as MKFQYKEEHPFEKRRSEGEKIRKKYPDRVPVIVEKAPKARIGDLDKKKYLVPSDLTVGQFYFLIRKRIHLRAEDALFFFVNNVIPPTSATMGLLYQEHHEEDFFLYIAYSDESVYGNSQREI; from the exons ATGAAGTTTCAATACAAAGAGGAGCACCCTTTTGAGAAAAGGCGGTCCGAAGGCGAGAAAATAAGGAAGAAGTATCCGGACAGGGTACCA GTAATCGTGGAGAAAGCCCCCAAAGCCAGAATAGGAGATCTGGACAAGAAGAAATACCTTGTCCCGTCCGACCTGACAG TGGGCCAGTTTTACTTCCTCATCCGGAAAAGAATCCACTTGCGAGCTGAGGATGCTCTCTTCTTCTTTGTAAACAACGTCATTCCACCCACCTCAGCTACCATGGGACTGTTGTACCAG GAGCATCACGAAGAGGACTTTTTCCTCTACATTGCCTACAGTGACGAGAGTGTGTATGGGAACAGCCAAAGGGAAATCTGA